AGGAAAAACGATGGCGTGCAGACACGGATCAATCAAGTGCTGACCGCCGAAAGCTGATCGCCGACGGCCTTTACTACCAATCCGCCACTGACCCGTCGTCGTGTCGCAGTTCAGGCGTCGTCCAATGGCCGTCGTAAAGAAGTTCCGCCAGCTTGCCCTCGTCGACCTCAATGCCGAGACCAGGTTTATCCGGAACTCCCACGTAACCGTCCTGAATGACGAAGGGCTGGACGAGCAGCTTCTCGCCCAGGCTCACGTGTTCCTGGGCCAGGAAGTTGGGGATACACGCGGCCAGTTGCAGACATGCTGCAAGGGACACCGCGCTCAGCGGGCAGTGCGGCGCGACGGCCGCATAGTACACTTCCGCCATCGCCGCCACTTTGCGGGCCTCGAAGATACCGCCAATGTGCGACAGGTCCGGCTGGATGATGGCCGCCGCCTGCTTCTCCAACACCTCGCGAAACCCCCACCTGGTGAACAACCGCTCACCCGTGGCGATCGGGATCGACGTCGAGCGGGCAACAGTGACCATGGTGTCGACGTTTTCGGGCAGACACGGTTCCTCCAGGAACATCGGGTGGTACGGCTCCAGGGCCTTCGCAAAACGAATGGCCATGGCTGGACTGAGGCGGCCGTGACAATCGAGCGCCAGATCAAACCCGCTCCCCGCTTCCTCGCGGACTGCCGCCATCAGGTCGACCGCCCGCTCAACCACGGCCGGCGAATCGACGATCTTCGTCGCCCACCACGGGCTGAACTTCGCCATGGTCATGCCTTGGGCCCGCAGGCGGCGAAACCGCTCGATCAGGATCTCGGGGCGTCTGCTGCCGATCTGTCCATAGAGTCGGATCCGGTCGCGTACCCGGCCGCCGAGCAATTGATAGACCGGCACGTTCAGCGATTTGCCCAGGATGTCCCACAAGGCTTGTTCGATGCCGGAAATCGCACTGCACAAGACGGGACCGCCGCGGTAGAAACCGCCTCGATACATTCGTTGCCAGAGATGTTCGATCCGTCGGGGATCTTCACCCTTGATCAGCCGCATCAATTGCCCGATCGCCGCTTCAACCGCCGGCGTCTGACCCTCCAGCGTCGGTTCGCCCCAGCCGTAGAGCCCATCATCCGTCTCAATCTTAAGGAGCAAATAACGCGGGCGAACGTGATAGAGCTGATAATCCTTGATCGTCATGTTTCACTTCGAACCCATGCTCCGACTCGCCTGTTCAAAGGCCGGTCATATCACGCGCGAGCCGGTCGGTACATGTTGCGGCTTATGCCGGGACAAACCCCGGGGCAAGAAACCACGGCCGGCACGTGGCCGTCATCGGCACGCTCACAATCTCTTCAACCGAATGTTCCTGTACCAGATCGGTGTCCAGTGGTCCTGCAGTGCCAGGTAACCGCTTCGCGGCATGTTCGCGTATGCGAAGTCGAATTTCCCGATCGGCCTGGTGAGTTTCGAGAAATCGGCGTCGATGACTTTCAGACCATTGAGCACCACTACAACCTGTGAACCCTTGAGCGTGATCTCCATCTCGTTCCACTGGCCGACCGGCCTGGATGGGTTGTACATCGGCGTGACGACGTCATAGATCGCTCCCGTCCCATGCTTGTGCGGATCCTTGCCCACGTCGTCGGCGATCTGAATCTCGAAGCCGGTAAACGGGGGAGCGCCCTTCTCTTGGCTTCTCAGGCAGATCCCGCTGTTAGTGTCCTTGGCGATCTTGAACTCGAGACGAAGCACGAAATCGCTCAGCGGCTCCTTGTAGCGGAACCAGTGAAACCCATAGCCCCTGCAGGCTAAAGCCCCGTCCTCCAGGTAGAAGGCATCAGCCCGCCATCTCTTTTCGGGCTCGTTGCCCGGCTCGACAATGATCTCCCATCCGTCCATGCTCTTGCCATCAAAGATGGTCACGAAACCCTCGTCCTCACGAGTTCCGCTCCCCAGCACCCGGTCCGCCGCGCACCCGCCGGTGACCAGCAGGGCCGTGACCGCCAACCCCAACCCAACGGCATCTCCGCGCATGATGACCTCCACCGCACCGGTCCGCGTTCGCAAACCCGCCGAGCGGCAGAGGGTAGTCCCCGGTGAGCGGCGCTGTCAAGCAGCCCTTGCGCTGGGCTGGCCGATCTCCGGCCCAGATGTTAGATTACCTTTGACCTCTTGGGGTGCCTGGGTCACCGCCCGGCCGGCCCTGATGACAACCTCAGCCAAGTAGCCGGCGACCAGGGGCGGATGGCCGAAATCGACGGTCCGTGTCTGCGAGGAGAACGACCATGCCAACCATGAGTGCCTTTGCCGATGAAGTCAGTCCTGAC
The window above is part of the Phycisphaerae bacterium genome. Proteins encoded here:
- the dgoD gene encoding galactonate dehydratase — translated: MTIKDYQLYHVRPRYLLLKIETDDGLYGWGEPTLEGQTPAVEAAIGQLMRLIKGEDPRRIEHLWQRMYRGGFYRGGPVLCSAISGIEQALWDILGKSLNVPVYQLLGGRVRDRIRLYGQIGSRRPEILIERFRRLRAQGMTMAKFSPWWATKIVDSPAVVERAVDLMAAVREEAGSGFDLALDCHGRLSPAMAIRFAKALEPYHPMFLEEPCLPENVDTMVTVARSTSIPIATGERLFTRWGFREVLEKQAAAIIQPDLSHIGGIFEARKVAAMAEVYYAAVAPHCPLSAVSLAACLQLAACIPNFLAQEHVSLGEKLLVQPFVIQDGYVGVPDKPGLGIEVDEGKLAELLYDGHWTTPELRHDDGSVADW
- a CDS encoding DUF1080 domain-containing protein, producing MRGDAVGLGLAVTALLVTGGCAADRVLGSGTREDEGFVTIFDGKSMDGWEIIVEPGNEPEKRWRADAFYLEDGALACRGYGFHWFRYKEPLSDFVLRLEFKIAKDTNSGICLRSQEKGAPPFTGFEIQIADDVGKDPHKHGTGAIYDVVTPMYNPSRPVGQWNEMEITLKGSQVVVVLNGLKVIDADFSKLTRPIGKFDFAYANMPRSGYLALQDHWTPIWYRNIRLKRL